A region of Salvia splendens isolate huo1 unplaced genomic scaffold, SspV2 ctg34, whole genome shotgun sequence DNA encodes the following proteins:
- the LOC121789796 gene encoding 40S ribosomal protein SA-like has product MASDQRLLSTKEADYQLMLAAEVHLGTKNCDFQMERYVFKRRNDGIFIINIGRTWEKLMMAARVIVAIENPQDIIVQSARPYGQRAVLKFAQYTGAQAIAGRHTPGTFTNQLQTSFSEPRLLILTDPRTDHQPIKEAALYNIPTIAFCDTDSPMRYVDIGIPANNKGKHSIGCLFWLLARMVLQMRGVIAPGHKWEVMVDLFFYREPEEAKEEEQDEVAALPDYADYTAAAGADWSSAQIPDAQWAPDVAGAIAPVTSGWTADAGAAVGGDGWDSAAAPATEAVPGVEVVPIAPAGWE; this is encoded by the exons ATGGCGTCTGATCAAAGGCTCCTCTCCACAAAAGAGGCGGACTATCAGCTCATGCTGGCGGCCGAGGTTCATCTCGGAACCAAAAATTGCGATTTCCAGATGGAGCGCTACGTCTttaagcgccgcaatgatg GAATTTTCATCATTAATATTGGGAGAACCTGGGAAAAGCTTATGATGGCTGCCCGGGTTATTGTTGCTATCGAGAACCCACAAGACATTATCGTGCAGTCTGCCAGGCCATACGGACAGAGAGCTGTTTTGAAGTTTGCCCAGTACACAGGTGCTCAGGCAATTGCAGGGCGTCATACGCCAGGAACCTTCACTAATCAGCTTCAAACCTCCTTTAGTGAGCCGAGGCTGCTCATTCTTACTGATCCAAGGACCGATCATCAG CCTATTAAGGAAGCTGCTCTTTACAATATCCCCACCATTGCCTTCTGTGATACGGATTCTCCAATGCGCTATGTTGATATTGGCATTCCAGCTAATAACAAAGGGAAGCACAGCATTGGTTGCTTGTTCTGGCTTTTGGCTAGGATGGTGCTGCAGATGCGCGGTGTGATTGCTCCTGGACACAAATGGGAAGTCATG GTTGATCTATTCTTTTATAGGGAGCCTGAAGAGGCTAAAGAAGAAGAGCAAGATGAAGTTGCTGCTCTACCTGATTATGCCGATTACACCGCAGCTGCAGGTGCTGATTGGTCCAGTGCCCAAATTCCCGATGCCCAGTGGGCTCCTGATGTTGCTGGTGCCATTGCTCCAGTCACAAGTGGATGGACTGCTGATGCAG GTGCTGCAGTCGGCGGTGATGGATGGGATTCAGCAGCTGCTCCGGCAACAGAAGCAGTCCCCGGTGTTGAGGTAGTGCCCATTGCTCCAGCTGGGTGGGAATAG
- the LOC121789797 gene encoding mannosyl-oligosaccharide glucosidase GCS1-like isoform X1 encodes MAGVSRRNIRDKATSAGKSPNLDNTNTRTRKSAAGGHRGFTRIVTSTSSILLSIGIVLITIGFCMKNYFINPAKETVKPWVVTPVIRSKAHGSSYVSRGALGEFVLGNIQASCLFWNSCASLLAGLMWLGVKDGRYVMRHVCQDSDELATYGWTHHNGRDYGRQVLLTKIWC; translated from the exons ATGGCCGGGGTTTCGCGGCGAAACATTCGAGACAAAGCAACCTCCGCTGGCAAATCGCCGAACCTCGACAACACCAACACCAGAACCCGAAAGTCTGCCGCCGGAGGCCACCGCGGTTTCACTCGGATCGTCACTTCCACTTCCTCGATTTTGTTGTCTATTGGAATTGTTCTCATCACTATCGGATTTTGTATGAAGAATTATTTCATAAACCCTGCTAAGGAGACTGTAAAACCCTGGGTCGTCACGCCCGTTATCCGCTCCAAAGCTCATGGATCTTCCTATG TTTCAAGGGGAGCACTAGGAGAGTTTGTATTGGGGAACATACAGGCCTCATGTTTATTTTGGAATTCGTGCGCG TCTCTGCTGGCGGGTCTGATGTGGCTTGGTGTCAAGGATGGGAGATATGTGATGCGGCATGTGTGCCAGGACTCAGATGAGCTAGCGACATATGGTTGGACGCACCATAATGGACGGGATTATGGACGTCAAGTATTGTTGACCAAAATTTGGTGTTGA
- the LOC121789797 gene encoding uncharacterized protein LOC121789797 isoform X2: MAGVSRRNIRDKATSAGKSPNLDNTNTRTRKSAAGGHRGFTRIVTSTSSILLSIGIVLITIGFCMKNYFINPAKETVKPWVVTPVIRSKAHGSSYVSRGALGEFVLGNIQASCLFWNSCADSSVSAGGSDVAWCQGWEICDAACVPGLR, translated from the exons ATGGCCGGGGTTTCGCGGCGAAACATTCGAGACAAAGCAACCTCCGCTGGCAAATCGCCGAACCTCGACAACACCAACACCAGAACCCGAAAGTCTGCCGCCGGAGGCCACCGCGGTTTCACTCGGATCGTCACTTCCACTTCCTCGATTTTGTTGTCTATTGGAATTGTTCTCATCACTATCGGATTTTGTATGAAGAATTATTTCATAAACCCTGCTAAGGAGACTGTAAAACCCTGGGTCGTCACGCCCGTTATCCGCTCCAAAGCTCATGGATCTTCCTATG TTTCAAGGGGAGCACTAGGAGAGTTTGTATTGGGGAACATACAGGCCTCATGTTTATTTTGGAATTCGTGCGCG GACTCCTCAGTCTCTGCTGGCGGGTCTGATGTGGCTTGGTGTCAAGGATGGGAGATATGTGATGCGGCATGTGTGCCAGGACTCAGATGA